The DNA window CTTCTTGCCAGTTCAGGGCTAGCGTGACGGTGGTTTCCGGCAGCAGCGGGGCCTGAAATTTCACGTTCTGAATGCTGTGAAAACGCCAGCCGGGGGCGAGCAGCGTGGTGGCGTAATGCATTACCCAGTCCATCTGCGCGACGCCGGGCAGCAGCGGCTGCACGGCAAAATGTCCACGAAACCAGAACAGAGAAGGGTCGAGATGCAAAACGATCTCGACCTGTTGAGGTTGTGCCTGATGGCGCTCAATTTCATGGGGTTTCATGAAATAACTCCTGTAATTGCGCATAGACACGCTTGTTCATACTGTTAACCGGGATTTCGTCAACCACCCGCCAGTAACGAGGAATAGCAACCGGCTCAAGCAACGCGCGCAGCGCTTTACGCCATGCTAATTCCTGGCTTTTACTCCAGCGCTCGCGGGCGTTGTCGTCCAGCACCAGCAATGCGCCAACGCCCTGACGGCTGCCGCGAGTCACTGGCAATACCGCCGCTTCAAGGATGCCGTCCAGCGCCAGCAGGCGCTGCTCCACTTCGCCAAGTGAAATACGTTTCTCTTCAATTTTAACTATCCGGCCCCGACGCCCCGTCAGGCGAAACTGGCCGCTTTCTTCAAAATGCAGGGTATCGTCGAGTAACAGGCCGTTATCATCAGCAATCAGCGGAGAAAACACGCGAAATACGTCATTTTCAGTATGAAACCTGACGCCGGGAAAGGGCAACCATGCCGCGTCGTCTTGCTGGCGATGGCGCCAGGCGATAACGCCAGTTTCGGTACTGCCATAAATTTCGTCCGGCCAGACTTGCAGCCAACCGGCGGCCTGTGCAGCATCTTGCCAGGGCAGCATGCCGCCTGCGGACAAAATCAGTTCGACCGGTGGAGGCGTCAACTGGTTGTCGAGGCGTTTGAGAAACGCCGGGCTGCTGATAAACGCATAGCGATGTTCATGGCTTAGGGCGGCCAGCTGTTCGGCATACCAGGTCATGGCGGCATGCAGCGGCAGGCCCAGCGTCATCGGCAGGAAGATACGAAACGTCAGGCCGTACAAATGCTGAGGGACTACCGAGGCCACGACCCGACAGCCTGCAAGACGGTCGGCAAAACGTGAGGCGAGCAGTGCTGCTTCGCGGTCAAGGCGGCTGATGGGCTTGATGACCCTCTTCGGCTGGCCGGTTGAGCCTGAAGTAAAGAGTTCAACGAAGGCGTCCTGGCGGATCGCTGGTAAAGAGATTTCGTGCGTTGCGGTTGCCATGGCAGAGCTGACAATCAGCTGCGCTCCCTGCCAGTCCAGTGACTTATCGCTCAATACGCCGTCAAACAGCGCGCGCTGTTCGTTTAATAACGACACGCGGCAGTGACCGGGGATCACCGGCGTTTTGCCCGCATGCAGCGTCGCCAGCAGCGCTACGATAAACAGATAGCTGTTCTCAAAGCATAGCGCCCAGCGTTCAGCTTTCTGCTGATGCAGGTGCGCTATCAACTGGTCAACATCATGGCGTAGATGGCCGAGTGTCCAGGTACAGCCTTCTTGCCATGCAATGGGCATCTCGGCTGGACGTTGGGTGCTGAGCCACTCTGAGAGTGGGAGGAGCTGCTTCATTGGATATCTCGTTTAATCATCCGGCGGCGGACTAACCACTCGCCCGCCATCAGCGTTCCCATCAACAGATAGGAGAGCATCCCGTTCCAGGCCGTCCACAGGGACATATCATCGCGTAGCGCGGTAAACAGCGCAATGCCGCCGTTGATGATGAAAAAGGCGCACCAGATTTGCGTCACGCGGCGGGTATAGCGCACGCCATTATCCGAGAGCGCTGGCTCGCGCAGTCGTGCCAGACGTTCGACGATGGGCATGGATGACCATAGCGAACCGCCAAACACCGCCAGCATGACGGCGTTGACCACCACCGGGTAGAACAGCAGCAACTGGTGCGTTTTAAGCAGATAGCTAGCAATGCACAGCGTCATGCCCGCTATCGCTACCACCTGGGTGACGATACGCAGCGGTCCCGCCTGTCGCCGGGTCTGGCGAAAGCGTAAAAAAAGCAGCAGCGCCATCAGAGGCAGCAGCCAGTGCAGGCTGTTATGTG is part of the Klebsiella huaxiensis genome and encodes:
- a CDS encoding COG4648 family protein → MSGVRSLPVVPLLTGLLLLAWPFLIWFGLAHNSLHWLLPLMALLLFLRFRQTRRQAGPLRIVTQVVAIAGMTLCIASYLLKTHQLLLFYPVVVNAVMLAVFGGSLWSSMPIVERLARLREPALSDNGVRYTRRVTQIWCAFFIINGGIALFTALRDDMSLWTAWNGMLSYLLMGTLMAGEWLVRRRMIKRDIQ
- a CDS encoding ApeI family dehydratase produces the protein MKPHEIERHQAQPQQVEIVLHLDPSLFWFRGHFAVQPLLPGVAQMDWVMHYATTLLAPGWRFHSIQNVKFQAPLLPETTVTLALNWQEERQMLSFSYQRHDGDARHTTSSGKIRLCR
- a CDS encoding AMP-binding protein produces the protein MKQLLPLSEWLSTQRPAEMPIAWQEGCTWTLGHLRHDVDQLIAHLHQQKAERWALCFENSYLFIVALLATLHAGKTPVIPGHCRVSLLNEQRALFDGVLSDKSLDWQGAQLIVSSAMATATHEISLPAIRQDAFVELFTSGSTGQPKRVIKPISRLDREAALLASRFADRLAGCRVVASVVPQHLYGLTFRIFLPMTLGLPLHAAMTWYAEQLAALSHEHRYAFISSPAFLKRLDNQLTPPPVELILSAGGMLPWQDAAQAAGWLQVWPDEIYGSTETGVIAWRHRQQDDAAWLPFPGVRFHTENDVFRVFSPLIADDNGLLLDDTLHFEESGQFRLTGRRGRIVKIEEKRISLGEVEQRLLALDGILEAAVLPVTRGSRQGVGALLVLDDNARERWSKSQELAWRKALRALLEPVAIPRYWRVVDEIPVNSMNKRVYAQLQELFHETP